From the genome of Papaver somniferum cultivar HN1 chromosome 2, ASM357369v1, whole genome shotgun sequence, one region includes:
- the LOC113350018 gene encoding guanylate-binding protein 4-like: MESWRWPFALSIYFCLFTSGFSLIDNFQQAFPIVEPDPGHTKLRISREGLEAIERITNPIAAVAVIGPYRSGKSFLLNQLLSLSCDEGFGVGHMRDTKTKGIWVWGTPIELTIDGIKTSVLYLDTEGFESVGKSNVYDDRIFALATVISSVLIYNLPETIREADISRLSFAVELAEEFYGRVKGQDIAFEPAKLLWLIQRDFLQGKSVQQMVNEALQRVPNANSDKHIDQVNQIRESLAIMGDNSTAFSLPQPHLQRTQLCELKDGELDPSYIRKREQLKELVASIIRPKIVQSKRLNGKEFVAFLEQILDALNKGEIPSTGSLVEVFNKGILERCLKLYSEKMGQLRLPISEGSLQEIHEESRTEAMKSFDEQHFGHYHAKQSVEKLDTEILIAYKNYILANEYKSSKLCEGLYTRCEDKMDQLQVLRLPSMAKFNAGFLLCNQSFEVECAGPSKVNYEQRMAKMLGKSRSLFIKEYNHRLFNWLVAFSLVMVIVGRFVVKFFLMEIAAWVLFIFLETYTRMFWSAESLYYNPAWHFIVATWETIVYSPVLDLDRWAIPVCLILAIFILYWRCCGKRKHGVRGLLPLYNTRGSNRERTD, from the exons GTTTCCGATTGTGGAGCCTGATCCCGGCCATACTAAACTTCGCATTTCAAGAGAAGGCTTGGAGGCAATAGAAAGAATAACAAACCCAATTGCAGCTGTCGCT GTAATTGGTCCATACCGTTCAGGCAAATCTTTTCTGCTGAATCAACTTCTTTCCCTTTCATGTGATGAAG GTTTTGGTGTTGGTCATATGCGCGATACCAAAACGAAAG gaATATGGGTATGGGGAACCCCTATAGAATTAACAATTGATGGAATAAAAACATCCGTGCTTTATCTTGATACAGAAGGGTTTGAAAGTGTTGGAAAGTCTAACGTATACGATGACAG GATTTTTGCGTTAGCAACTGTTATAAGTTCTGTGCTTATATACAATCTCCCTGAGACG ATCCGTGAAGCAGATATATCGCGGCTGTCATTTGCTGTTGAGCTTGCAGAAGAATTTTATGGAAG AGTGAAG GGGCAGGATATCGCATTTGAGCCTGCAAAACTTTTGTGGCTCATCCAACGCGATTTTTTAC AAGGAAAATCTGTGCAACAGATGGTGAATGAAGCTCTTCAACGGGTTCCTAATGCCAATA GTGATAAACATATTGATCAGGTTAACCAAATTCGAGAGTCTCTAGCAATTATGGGTGATAATAGTACTGCATTTAGCTTGCCACAG CCTCATCTCCAGCGGACGCAACTTTGTGAGTTGAAGGATGGTGAACTGGACCCTAGCTATATTAGGAAAAGGGAGCAGCTGAAAGAACTTGTTGCTTCCATTATTCGTCCTAAAATCGTGCAGAGTAAACGCCTAAACGGGAAGGAGTTTGTAGCTTTCTTAGAGCAG ATTCTTGATGCTTTGAACAAAGGGGAGATCCCTTCTACAGGCTCTCTTGTGGAGGTTTTCAATAAAGGAATTCTAGAGCGGTGCTTGAAGTTGTATAGCGAAAAGATGGGTCAGTTGCGATTACCCATATCAGAGGGATCTCTGCAAGAAATTCATGAGGAGTCAAGAACAGAAGCAATGAaatcctttgatgagcagcattTCGGACATTACCATGCAAAGCAATCTGTTGAGAAGCTGGATACTGAGATACTCATA GCATACAAGAATTACATTCTGGCAAATGAATACAAGTCTTCAAAGCTGTGTGAGGGACTGTACACGCGGTGTGAAGACAAAATGGACCAGCTTCAGGTTCTGAGGCTTCCTTCCATGGCTAAATTTAACGCAGGTTTCCTTCTGTGCAATCAAAGCTTCGAGGTCGAGTGTGCGGGGCCCTCTAAAGTTAACTACGAACAGCGGATGGCAAAG ATGCTCGGGAAGTCCCGGTCTTTATTCATAAAAGAATACAACCACAGGCTCTTCAATTGGTTGGTGGCGTTTTCTCTCGTCATGGTAATTGTTGGTAGATTCGTTGTAAAGTTCTTTTTAATGGAGATAGCAGCATGGGTACTATTTATATTCTTGGAGACGTACACGAGGATGTTCTGGTCAGCTGAGTCTCTTTATTACAATCCTGCATGGCATTTCATTGTTGCAACTTGGGAGACTATTGTTTATAGTCCCGTCCTTGATCTAGACAG ATGGGCAATACCAGTTTGTTTGATTCTTGCGATTTTTATTCTATATTGGCGGTGTTGTGGGAAAAGGAAACACGGGGTACGTGGTCTGTTACCTTTATACAACACTCGCGGCTCAAACAGAGAGAGAACTGACTGA
- the LOC113350019 gene encoding DJ-1 protein homolog E-like has translation MGSTDADTAAAVGRKPAVLMICGDYMEDYEVIVPFQALQALGVRVDCVSPNKYSGDKCLTAVHDYMGYELYTELPGHSFTLNGNFTDVIPESYDALIIPGGRFTELLSIDDKVLDVVTKFAETGKPIATTCHSQLILVSAGIMKGKKCTGFPSLKPVIKLAGGFWLEPEPMTSCALDGNIISAIGWPAHADYLSILLRLMGAKVSGNQNKAVLFLCGDYVEDYEINVPFQALGGLGCRVDAVSPTKKKGGKCVTAIHDPEGAQVCSEKQGHNFILNANFSDVRVEDYDCLVIPGGRSPEFLVMDDEVVSLVKEFGEKNKVVSGIGNGKWLLAAAGLLGGKNCASGYSMKAIVKVAGGKLVESAEAVAHEKLLTATGWPALPTFISELINLLGISVVF, from the exons ATGGGATCAACCGATGCTgatactgctgctgctgttggtagAAAACCGGCGGTTTTGATGATCTGCGGTGATTATATGGAGGACTACGAGGTGATTGTTCCATTTCAAGCGCTTCAGGCGTTGGGTGTTCGAGTTGACTGTGTTTCTCCAAACAAGTATTCGGGAGATAAATGCCTCACTGCTGTTCATGACTACATGGGTTATGAG CTCTACACGGAATTGCCAGGCCATTCCTTCACATTAAATGGAAATTTCACTGATGTCATACCCGAGTCATACGATGCTTTAATCATCCCCGGTGGCCGATTCACCGAGTTGCTTAGTATTGATGATAAGGTTCTTGACGTTGTCACTAAGTTTGCGGAAACAGGGAAACCAATTGCTACAACATGTCACAGCCAACTGATACTAGTATCAGCTGGgatcatgaaggggaaaaaatGTACTGGGTTTCCAAGTTTGAAGCCTGTTATTAAGCTAGCTGGAGGATTTTGGTTGGAACCAGAGCCAATGACTTCTTGCGCTCTTGATGGGAACATCATAAGTGCTATTGGTTGGCCTGCTCATGCTGATTATCTATCTATTCTTTTAAGATTAATGGGAGCTAAAGTTTCAGGGAATCAAAACAAAGCAGTCTTGTTCCTTTGTGGG GATTATGTCGAAGATTACGAGATAAATGTGCCATTCCAAGCTTTAGGAGGCTTAGGTTGTCGAGTGGATGCTGTTAGCCCAACAAAGAAGAAAGGAGGGAAATGTGTCACGGCTATCCATGATCCTGAGGGTGCCCAAGTTTGTAGTGAAAAGCAGGGACACAACTTTATTTTGAATGCTAACTTCTCCGATGTTAGGGTGGAGGATTACGATTGTCTTGTCATACCAGGTGGGAGATCACCAGAATTCTTGGTCATGGATGATGAAGTTGTCTCACTAGTGAAGGAATTTGGAGAAAAGAACAAAGTCGTCTCTGGCATTGGCAATGGGAAGTGGCTCTTGGCTGCTGCTGGTCTTTTAGGG GGCAAGAATTGCGCAAGTGGCTATTCGATGAAAGCCATTGTTAAGGTTGCTGGTGGTAAGTTGGTTGAATCAGCAGAGGCAGTGGCTCATGAGAAGCTGCTGACAGCAACAGGATGGCCAGCATTACCAACCTTCATTTCAGAACTTATTAATCTCTTAGGAATTAGTGTGGTCTTCTGA
- the LOC113350020 gene encoding uncharacterized protein LOC113350020, whose amino-acid sequence MSSIGASKGVLEIAKFALYVSVPIGLMYTFAFNTKNIQKIMGNRSYVIYPPEGPPPPTPEEIREMAREISRKRNLP is encoded by the exons ATGTCATCAATTGGTGCATCAAAAGGGGTATTGGAAATTGCCAAGTTTGCTTTATATGTGAGTGTTCCAATTGGTCTTATGTATACTTTCGCCTTCAACActaagaatattcagaaaatcATGGGCAAT AGATCATATGTGATATATCCTCCAGAGGGTCCTCCACCTCCAACGCCCGAGGAAATTAGAGAGATGGCTCGAGAAATTTCTCGCAAGAGAAATTTGCCTTGA
- the LOC113350021 gene encoding histone acetyltransferase GCN5-like isoform X1 gives MSAHSTAPVRSRTSQTPSPSHSASASIGSSVHNKRKLPLSSEDQLPAHPFSFSDTRDGVLTSNDDPESISARGGGGIYNTDFDSEELIDDEEEEDDDDDDEEDNDSMRVFNNARLTNNPNLTRNTKKNKNFPLKLETSKGDIGKEVRVGNGIPASTVVRSLSGIVVKEDLVKGIFTDNIQTTGAYSAREESLKREEEAGRLKFVCFNNDEIDEHMVWLIGLKNIFARQLPNMPKEYIVRLVMDRTHKSVMIVRHNHVVGGITYHPYLSQKFGEIAFCAITADEQVKGYGTRLMNHLKQHARDVDGLTHFLTYADNNAVGYFIKQGFTKEIYLDKDRWQGYIKDYDGGILMECKMDPKLPYTDLSTMIRKQRQAIDGKIRELSNCHIIHPGIDFQKKEAGIPKRIIKIEDIPGLREAGWTPDQWDHQQSRAMSTSADGIAYRQSLNAFMHTLLKMMHENPDAWPFKEPVDSRDVPDYYDVIKDPVDLKTLSKRLESGQYYVTLEMFVADAKRMFSNAHTYNSPETIYHKCATRLEKFFMSKVESGLQASSKNSAIMNM, from the exons ATGTCAGCACATTCAACAGCACCGGTACGATCACGTACATCAcaaacaccatcaccatcacaTTCAGCATCAGCATCAATAGGCTCATCAGTTCATAACAAACGTAAATTACCATTATCATCAGAAGATCAATTACCAGCACACCCCTTTTCATTTTCCGATACAAGAGACGGAGTTCTTACTTCAAATGATGATCCTGAAAGTATTAGTGCTCGTGGTGGTGGAGGAATTTATAATACTGATTTCGATTCAGAAGAATtaatagatgatgaagaagaagaagatgatgacgaCGACGATGAAGAAGATAATGATTCAATGAGAGTTTTTAATAATGCTAGATTAACAAACAACCCGAATTTAACTAGAAAtacaaagaagaataagaattttCCATTAAAGCTTGAAACTTCGAAGGGGGATATTGGTAAGGAAGTCCGTGTGGGGAATGGAATTCCAGCATCAACTGTGGTTAGGTCACTTTCCGGAATTGTGGTTAAGGAAGATTTGGTGAAAGGGATATTTACTGATAATATACAAACTACTGGTGCTTATAGTGCTAGAGAAGAAAGCTTAAAGAGAGAG GAGGAAGCTGGACGACTGAAGTTTGTGTGCTTTAACAACGATGAAATTGATGAGCATATGGTTTG GCTAATAGGGCTGAAGAATATTTTTGCAAGACAATTACCCAATATGCCAAAGGAATACATTGTTCGTCTTGTCATGGATAG AACCCACAAATCTGTAATGATTGTTAGGCACAATCATGTTGTTGGTGGCATAACATATCACCCATATCTCAG TCAAAAATTTGGAGAGATTGCTTTTTGTGCAATTACAGCAGATGAACAAGTAAAAGGGTATGGGACAAGATTGATGAATCACCTAAAACAGCATGCTCGTGATGTTGATGGGCTCACTCATTTTCTAACTTATGCAGACAACAATGCTGTTGGTTATTTTATTAAGCAG GGGTTCACAAAGGAGATTTATTTGGACAAAGATAGATGGCAAGG GTATATTAAAGACTATGATGGAGGAATCCTCATGGAATGCAAAATGGATCCTAAGCTTCCTTACACTGATTTGTCAACTATGATCCGCAAACAGAGGCAG GCAATCGATGGAAAGATACGAGAACTCTCAAACTGTCACATTATCCATCCAGGAATTGACTTTCAAAAG AAGGAAGCTGGCATTCCAAAAAGAATAATCAAAATCGAGGATATTCCTGGCTTGA GAGAAGCTGGGTGGACTCCTGACCAGTGGGATCATCAGCAAAGTAGGGCAATGAGCACTTCAGCAGACGGCATCGCTTATCGCCAGTCCTTGAATGCCTTTATGCACACTCTTCTAAAG ATGATGCATGAAAACCCTGATGCTTGGCCATTCAAGGAACCAGTTGATTCACGCGATGTCCCTGATTATTATGATGTCATCAAAGACCCCGTTG atttaaAGACGCTATCGAAACGGCTGGAGTCGGGGCAATATTACGTTACGCTTGAGATGTTTGTTGCAGATGCGAAGAGGATGTTCTCTAATGCTCACACCTACAACTCGCCAGAGACTATCTATCATAAATGTGCTACCAG GCTAGAAAAGTTCTTTATGAGTAAAGTTGAATCTGGTCTCCAAGCTTCTAGCAAAAATTCAGCTATAATGAATAT GTGA
- the LOC113350021 gene encoding histone acetyltransferase GCN5-like isoform X3 — protein sequence MSAHSTAPVRSRTSQTPSPSHSASASIGSSVHNKRKLPLSSEDQLPAHPFSFSDTRDGVLTSNDDPESISARGGGGIYNTDFDSEELIDDEEEEDDDDDDEEDNDSMRVFNNARLTNNPNLTRNTKKNKNFPLKLETSKGDIGKEVRVGNGIPASTVVRSLSGIVVKEDLVKGIFTDNIQTTGAYSAREESLKREEEAGRLKFVCFNNDEIDEHMVWLIGLKNIFARQLPNMPKEYIVRLVMDRTHKSVMIVRHNHVVGGITYHPYLSQKFGEIAFCAITADEQVKGYGTRLMNHLKQHARDVDGLTHFLTYADNNAVGYFIKQGFTKEIYLDKDRWQGYIKDYDGGILMECKMDPKLPYTDLSTMIRKQRQAIDGKIRELSNCHIIHPGIDFQKEAGIPKRIIKIEDIPGLREAGWTPDQWDHQQSRAMSTSADGIAYRQSLNAFMHTLLKMMHENPDAWPFKEPVDSRDVPDYYDVIKDPVDLKTLSKRLESGQYYVTLEMFVADAKRMFSNAHTYNSPETIYHKCATRLEKFFMSKVESGLQASSKNSAIMNM from the exons ATGTCAGCACATTCAACAGCACCGGTACGATCACGTACATCAcaaacaccatcaccatcacaTTCAGCATCAGCATCAATAGGCTCATCAGTTCATAACAAACGTAAATTACCATTATCATCAGAAGATCAATTACCAGCACACCCCTTTTCATTTTCCGATACAAGAGACGGAGTTCTTACTTCAAATGATGATCCTGAAAGTATTAGTGCTCGTGGTGGTGGAGGAATTTATAATACTGATTTCGATTCAGAAGAATtaatagatgatgaagaagaagaagatgatgacgaCGACGATGAAGAAGATAATGATTCAATGAGAGTTTTTAATAATGCTAGATTAACAAACAACCCGAATTTAACTAGAAAtacaaagaagaataagaattttCCATTAAAGCTTGAAACTTCGAAGGGGGATATTGGTAAGGAAGTCCGTGTGGGGAATGGAATTCCAGCATCAACTGTGGTTAGGTCACTTTCCGGAATTGTGGTTAAGGAAGATTTGGTGAAAGGGATATTTACTGATAATATACAAACTACTGGTGCTTATAGTGCTAGAGAAGAAAGCTTAAAGAGAGAG GAGGAAGCTGGACGACTGAAGTTTGTGTGCTTTAACAACGATGAAATTGATGAGCATATGGTTTG GCTAATAGGGCTGAAGAATATTTTTGCAAGACAATTACCCAATATGCCAAAGGAATACATTGTTCGTCTTGTCATGGATAG AACCCACAAATCTGTAATGATTGTTAGGCACAATCATGTTGTTGGTGGCATAACATATCACCCATATCTCAG TCAAAAATTTGGAGAGATTGCTTTTTGTGCAATTACAGCAGATGAACAAGTAAAAGGGTATGGGACAAGATTGATGAATCACCTAAAACAGCATGCTCGTGATGTTGATGGGCTCACTCATTTTCTAACTTATGCAGACAACAATGCTGTTGGTTATTTTATTAAGCAG GGGTTCACAAAGGAGATTTATTTGGACAAAGATAGATGGCAAGG GTATATTAAAGACTATGATGGAGGAATCCTCATGGAATGCAAAATGGATCCTAAGCTTCCTTACACTGATTTGTCAACTATGATCCGCAAACAGAGGCAG GCAATCGATGGAAAGATACGAGAACTCTCAAACTGTCACATTATCCATCCAGGAATTGACTTTCAAAAG GAAGCTGGCATTCCAAAAAGAATAATCAAAATCGAGGATATTCCTGGCTTGA GAGAAGCTGGGTGGACTCCTGACCAGTGGGATCATCAGCAAAGTAGGGCAATGAGCACTTCAGCAGACGGCATCGCTTATCGCCAGTCCTTGAATGCCTTTATGCACACTCTTCTAAAG ATGATGCATGAAAACCCTGATGCTTGGCCATTCAAGGAACCAGTTGATTCACGCGATGTCCCTGATTATTATGATGTCATCAAAGACCCCGTTG atttaaAGACGCTATCGAAACGGCTGGAGTCGGGGCAATATTACGTTACGCTTGAGATGTTTGTTGCAGATGCGAAGAGGATGTTCTCTAATGCTCACACCTACAACTCGCCAGAGACTATCTATCATAAATGTGCTACCAG GCTAGAAAAGTTCTTTATGAGTAAAGTTGAATCTGGTCTCCAAGCTTCTAGCAAAAATTCAGCTATAATGAATAT GTGA
- the LOC113350021 gene encoding histone acetyltransferase GCN5-like isoform X2 has translation MSAHSTAPVRSRTSQTPSPSHSASASIGSSVHNKRKLPLSSEDQLPAHPFSFSDTRDGVLTSNDDPESISARGGGGIYNTDFDSEELIDDEEEEDDDDDDEEDNDSMRVFNNARLTNNPNLTRNTKKNKNFPLKLETSKGDIGKEVRVGNGIPASTVVRSLSGIVVKEDLVKGIFTDNIQTTGAYSAREESLKREEEAGRLKFVCFNNDEIDEHMVWLIGLKNIFARQLPNMPKEYIVRLVMDRTHKSVMIVRHNHVVGGITYHPYLSQKFGEIAFCAITADEQVKGYGTRLMNHLKQHARDVDGLTHFLTYADNNAVGYFIKQGFTKEIYLDKDRWQGYIKDYDGGILMECKMDPKLPYTDLSTMIRKQRQAIDGKIRELSNCHIIHPGIDFQKKEAGIPKRIIKIEDIPGLREAGWTPDQWDHQQSRAMSTSADGIAYRQSLNAFMHTLLKMMHENPDAWPFKEPVDSRDVPDYYDVIKDPVDLKTLSKRLESGQYYVTLEMFVADAKRMFSNAHTYNSPETIYHKCATRLEKFFMSKVESGLQASSKNSAIMNM, from the exons ATGTCAGCACATTCAACAGCACCGGTACGATCACGTACATCAcaaacaccatcaccatcacaTTCAGCATCAGCATCAATAGGCTCATCAGTTCATAACAAACGTAAATTACCATTATCATCAGAAGATCAATTACCAGCACACCCCTTTTCATTTTCCGATACAAGAGACGGAGTTCTTACTTCAAATGATGATCCTGAAAGTATTAGTGCTCGTGGTGGTGGAGGAATTTATAATACTGATTTCGATTCAGAAGAATtaatagatgatgaagaagaagaagatgatgacgaCGACGATGAAGAAGATAATGATTCAATGAGAGTTTTTAATAATGCTAGATTAACAAACAACCCGAATTTAACTAGAAAtacaaagaagaataagaattttCCATTAAAGCTTGAAACTTCGAAGGGGGATATTGGTAAGGAAGTCCGTGTGGGGAATGGAATTCCAGCATCAACTGTGGTTAGGTCACTTTCCGGAATTGTGGTTAAGGAAGATTTGGTGAAAGGGATATTTACTGATAATATACAAACTACTGGTGCTTATAGTGCTAGAGAAGAAAGCTTAAAGAGAGAG GAGGAAGCTGGACGACTGAAGTTTGTGTGCTTTAACAACGATGAAATTGATGAGCATATGGTTTG GCTAATAGGGCTGAAGAATATTTTTGCAAGACAATTACCCAATATGCCAAAGGAATACATTGTTCGTCTTGTCATGGATAG AACCCACAAATCTGTAATGATTGTTAGGCACAATCATGTTGTTGGTGGCATAACATATCACCCATATCTCAG TCAAAAATTTGGAGAGATTGCTTTTTGTGCAATTACAGCAGATGAACAAGTAAAAGGGTATGGGACAAGATTGATGAATCACCTAAAACAGCATGCTCGTGATGTTGATGGGCTCACTCATTTTCTAACTTATGCAGACAACAATGCTGTTGGTTATTTTATTAAGCAG GGGTTCACAAAGGAGATTTATTTGGACAAAGATAGATGGCAAGG GTATATTAAAGACTATGATGGAGGAATCCTCATGGAATGCAAAATGGATCCTAAGCTTCCTTACACTGATTTGTCAACTATGATCCGCAAACAGAGGCAG GCAATCGATGGAAAGATACGAGAACTCTCAAACTGTCACATTATCCATCCAGGAATTGACTTTCAAAAG AAGGAAGCTGGCATTCCAAAAAGAATAATCAAAATCGAGGATATTCCTGGCTTGA GAGAAGCTGGGTGGACTCCTGACCAGTGGGATCATCAGCAAAGTAGGGCAATGAGCACTTCAGCAGACGGCATCGCTTATCGCCAGTCCTTGAATGCCTTTATGCACACTCTTCTAAAG ATGATGCATGAAAACCCTGATGCTTGGCCATTCAAGGAACCAGTTGATTCACGCGATGTCCCTGATTATTATGATGTCATCAAAGACCCCGTTG atttaaAGACGCTATCGAAACGGCTGGAGTCGGGGCAATATTACGTTACGCTTGAGATGTTTGTTGCAGATGCGAAGAGGATGTTCTCTAATGCTCACACCTACAACTCGCCAGAGACTATCTATCATAAATGTGCTACCAG GCTAGAAAAGTTCTTTATGAGTAAAGTTGAATCTGGTCTCCAAGCTTCTAGCAAAAATTCAGCTATAATGAATATGTAA